In a single window of the Anabas testudineus chromosome 19, fAnaTes1.2, whole genome shotgun sequence genome:
- the rpl38 gene encoding 60S ribosomal protein L38 produces the protein MPRKIEEIKDFLLTARRKDAKSVKIKKNKDNVKFKVRCSRYLYTLVITDKEKAEKLKQSLPPGLAVKELK, from the exons ATG CCTCGCAAGATCGAAGAAATCAAAGATTTCCTGCTGACAGCCAGGAGGAAGGATGCTAAGT CCGTAAAGATCAAGAAGAACAAGGACAATGTTAAGTTCAAGGTGCGCTGCAGCAGGTACCTGTACACCCTGGTCATCACAGACAAGGAGAAGGCTGAGAAGCTCAAGCAGTCCCTGCCACCAG GTCTGGCTGTGAAGGAGCTGAAGTAA